A window from Citrus sinensis cultivar Valencia sweet orange chromosome 3, DVS_A1.0, whole genome shotgun sequence encodes these proteins:
- the LOC102622921 gene encoding two-component response regulator-like PRR95 isoform X3 produces MKMGEVVVSSEGGMDIELETEKDGSSEVVRTRWESFLPRMVLRVLLVEADDSTRQIISALLRKCGYRVAAVPDGLAAWETLKCRPHSIDLVLTEVELPSISGFALLTLVMEHDVCKNIPVIMMSSHDSISMVLKCMLKGAADFLIKPVRRNELRNLWQHVWRRHSLLGGHVPQNLHDVYHKGGAISENNIASSHSSDYAASSQKNKGSEKSSCTSSPYLEAESAYVQNMQGLSQLKCRSASNTCSTDMEKQNECAKLETESLMPESKTGGSTIGASDELIVSEKLNRSGSEVAQCDDALRLEEDYGCVKTMPQGEGEGPKNDRINADITYGIHGCNDELIEPSSGAIDLIGTFDNHQEVPDKLSTPNDGIPDKLSTLNDRTKKCEFSPHLELSLRKSFPSTSNDQGNDERHTLNHSAASAFLWYNNSKACPTPTSNSAELKDGSSKSDEILSNQLSENATGGFQPCCATSSNSRENMTSLVMGQSEQAAVAFAGPHLGFIPVPGVRFDNIFAGYSHIFPSIFYTKSGLQPAWSPNSSHQKEHHRFPISASVHSNPDVHDSEQVYGRTGEINHNSVDQTVCEQSKGRPLEQLRHGSPAGNQSSNSGLCNGLANNSSSGTYSRIDRNSSSAKASGTGTVPQNLNGCTLFIHDRFNGISARHSSQRDAALTKFRLKRKDRCYDKKVRYQSRKSLAEQRPRVKGQFVRQVKNETKDANADGCP; encoded by the exons ATGAAAATGGGCGAAGTGGTGGTGAGTAGTGAAGGAGGAATGGACATTGAGTTGGAAACTGAGAAAGATGGATCCTCAGAGGTGGTTAGGACCAGGTGGGAAAGCTTCCTTCCAAGAATGGTTCTTAGAGTTCTATTGGTCGAAGCTGATGATTCTACACGTCAGATTATCTCTGCTCTTCTTAGAAAATGCGGTTACAGag TTGCTGCAGTTCCTGATGGCTTAGCGGCATGGGAGACTTTGAAGTGCAGGCCTCATAGCATAGACCTTGTATTAACTGAGGTGGAGTTGCCATCAATATCTGGATTTGCGCTTCTTACTTTAGTCATGGAGCACGATGTTTGCAAAAACATTCCCGTCATAA TGATGTCATCGCATGATTCAATTAGCATGGTTTTAAAGTGCATGCTAAAAGGTGCAGCTGACTTTCTCATCAAGCCTGTTAGGAGGAATGAGCTGAGGAACTTGTGGCAACACGTTTGGAGAAGACATAGT CTGCTCGGCGGACATGTTCCTCAAAATTTACACGACGTGTATCATAAAGGTGGAGCAATTTCTGAAAACAATATTGCTAGCAGCCATTCCAGTGATTATGCAGCTTCATCACAGAAAAATAAGGGAAGTGAGAAA AGCTCATGTACCTCATCGCCTTACTTGGAAGCTGAGAGTGCATATGTGCAAAATATGCAGGGTCTTTCACAACTGAAGTGTAGGAGTGCTTCTAATACCTGTAGTACAGACATGGAAAAGCAAAATGAGTGTGCAAAACTGGAGACAGAATCATTGATGCCGGAGAGTAAAACTGGAG GATCAACTATAGGGGCATCTGACGAGCTAATAGTTTCAGAAAAGTTAAATAGATCAGGATCAGAGGTTGCACAATGTGATGATGCTTTGAGACTGGAAGAAGATTATGGCTGTGTTAAAACAATGCCTCAGGGTGAAGGTGAGGGACCCAAAAATGACAGAATAAATGCTGATATTACCTATGGGATCCATGGCTGCAACGATGAGCTGATTGAACCTTCCAGTGGAGCTATTGACTTGATTGGCACATTTGATAATCATCAAGAGGTCCCTGATAAATTATCCACTCCAAATGATGGCATCCCGGATAAACTATCTACTCTAAACGATCGCACGAAGAAGTGTGAATTTTCTCCCCATTTAGAACTTTCTTTAAGAAAATCTTTTCCCAGTACCTCAAATGACCAAGGTAATGATGAGAGACATACCCTCAACCACTCTGCAGCCTCAGCCTTTTTGTG GTATAACAATAGTAAGGCATGTCCTACTCCTACCAGTAATTCTGCTGAATTGAAGGATGGTTCAAGTAAATCTGATGAAATTTTGTCCAATCAGCTCTCTGAAAATGCCACTGGTGGCTTCCAACCATGTTGTGCCACTTCAAGTAACAGTCGGGAAAATATGACATCTCTGGTCATGGGTCAATCAGAACAAGCTGCAGTAGCATTTGCAGGGCCTCATCTTGGGTTCATTCCGGTCCCAGGGGTACggtttgataatatttttgcaGGGTATAGTCACATTTTTCCATCCATATTCTACACAAAGTCAGGTTTACAACCTGCATGGAGTCCAAACTCCTCCCACCAGAAAGAACACCATCGTTTTCCTATAAGTGCCTCTGTTCATTCCAACCCTGATGTTCATGACTCGGAACAAGTTTACGGACGGACGGGTGAAATTAACCATAATTCTGTTGACCAAACTGTGTGTGAGCAGAGCAAAGGGCGGCCTTTGGAACAGTTGAGACATGGTTCCCCAGCAGGCAATCAGAGCTCCAATAGTGGTCTATGCAATGGTCTGGCTAACAACAGTAGTAGTGGAACATACAGTAGAATTGACAGAAATTCCTCTTCAGCAAAGGCAAGTGGGACTGGGACAGTTCCACAGAACCTCAATGGTTGTACTCTATTCATTCATGACAGATTCAATGGCATTAGTGCTCGTCACTCCAGCCAAAGGGATGCAGCTTTGACAAAATTCCGGCTCAAGCGGAAAGATAGATGCTATGACAAAAAG GTTCGATACCAAAGCCGGAAAAGTTTAGCAGAGCAACGACCCCGGGTCAAAGGACAGTTTGTTCGTCAAGTGAAAAATGAAACCAAAGATGCTAACGCCGATGGTTGTCCTTAA
- the LOC102622921 gene encoding two-component response regulator-like PRR95 isoform X6, producing MKMGEVVVSSEGGMDIELETEKDGSSEVVRTRWESFLPRMVLRVLLVEADDSTRQIISALLRKCGYRVAAVPDGLAAWETLKCRPHSIDLVLTEVELPSISGFALLTLVMEHDVCKNIPVIMMSSHDSISMVLKCMLKGAADFLIKPVRRNELRNLWQHVWRRHSLLGGHVPQNLHDVYHKGGAISENNIASSHSSDYAASSQKNKGSEKGLSQLKCRSASNTCSTDMEKQNECAKLETESLMPESKTGGSTIGASDELIVSEKLNRSGSEVAQCDDALRLEEDYGCVKTMPQGEGEGPKNDRINADITYGIHGCNDELIEPSSGAIDLIGTFDNHQEVPDKLSTPNDGIPDKLSTLNDRTKKCEFSPHLELSLRKSFPSTSNDQGNDERHTLNHSAASAFLWYNNSKACPTPTSNSAELKDGSSKSDEILSNQLSENATGGFQPCCATSSNSRENMTSLVMGQSEQAAVAFAGPHLGFIPVPGVRFDNIFAGYSHIFPSIFYTKSGLQPAWSPNSSHQKEHHRFPISASVHSNPDVHDSEQVYGRTGEINHNSVDQTVCEQSKGRPLEQLRHGSPAGNQSSNSGLCNGLANNSSSGTYSRIDRNSSSAKASGTGTVPQNLNGCTLFIHDRFNGISARHSSQRDAALTKFRLKRKDRCYDKKVRYQSRKSLAEQRPRVKGQFVRQVKNETKDANADGCP from the exons ATGAAAATGGGCGAAGTGGTGGTGAGTAGTGAAGGAGGAATGGACATTGAGTTGGAAACTGAGAAAGATGGATCCTCAGAGGTGGTTAGGACCAGGTGGGAAAGCTTCCTTCCAAGAATGGTTCTTAGAGTTCTATTGGTCGAAGCTGATGATTCTACACGTCAGATTATCTCTGCTCTTCTTAGAAAATGCGGTTACAGag TTGCTGCAGTTCCTGATGGCTTAGCGGCATGGGAGACTTTGAAGTGCAGGCCTCATAGCATAGACCTTGTATTAACTGAGGTGGAGTTGCCATCAATATCTGGATTTGCGCTTCTTACTTTAGTCATGGAGCACGATGTTTGCAAAAACATTCCCGTCATAA TGATGTCATCGCATGATTCAATTAGCATGGTTTTAAAGTGCATGCTAAAAGGTGCAGCTGACTTTCTCATCAAGCCTGTTAGGAGGAATGAGCTGAGGAACTTGTGGCAACACGTTTGGAGAAGACATAGT CTGCTCGGCGGACATGTTCCTCAAAATTTACACGACGTGTATCATAAAGGTGGAGCAATTTCTGAAAACAATATTGCTAGCAGCCATTCCAGTGATTATGCAGCTTCATCACAGAAAAATAAGGGAAGTGAGAAA GGTCTTTCACAACTGAAGTGTAGGAGTGCTTCTAATACCTGTAGTACAGACATGGAAAAGCAAAATGAGTGTGCAAAACTGGAGACAGAATCATTGATGCCGGAGAGTAAAACTGGAG GATCAACTATAGGGGCATCTGACGAGCTAATAGTTTCAGAAAAGTTAAATAGATCAGGATCAGAGGTTGCACAATGTGATGATGCTTTGAGACTGGAAGAAGATTATGGCTGTGTTAAAACAATGCCTCAGGGTGAAGGTGAGGGACCCAAAAATGACAGAATAAATGCTGATATTACCTATGGGATCCATGGCTGCAACGATGAGCTGATTGAACCTTCCAGTGGAGCTATTGACTTGATTGGCACATTTGATAATCATCAAGAGGTCCCTGATAAATTATCCACTCCAAATGATGGCATCCCGGATAAACTATCTACTCTAAACGATCGCACGAAGAAGTGTGAATTTTCTCCCCATTTAGAACTTTCTTTAAGAAAATCTTTTCCCAGTACCTCAAATGACCAAGGTAATGATGAGAGACATACCCTCAACCACTCTGCAGCCTCAGCCTTTTTGTG GTATAACAATAGTAAGGCATGTCCTACTCCTACCAGTAATTCTGCTGAATTGAAGGATGGTTCAAGTAAATCTGATGAAATTTTGTCCAATCAGCTCTCTGAAAATGCCACTGGTGGCTTCCAACCATGTTGTGCCACTTCAAGTAACAGTCGGGAAAATATGACATCTCTGGTCATGGGTCAATCAGAACAAGCTGCAGTAGCATTTGCAGGGCCTCATCTTGGGTTCATTCCGGTCCCAGGGGTACggtttgataatatttttgcaGGGTATAGTCACATTTTTCCATCCATATTCTACACAAAGTCAGGTTTACAACCTGCATGGAGTCCAAACTCCTCCCACCAGAAAGAACACCATCGTTTTCCTATAAGTGCCTCTGTTCATTCCAACCCTGATGTTCATGACTCGGAACAAGTTTACGGACGGACGGGTGAAATTAACCATAATTCTGTTGACCAAACTGTGTGTGAGCAGAGCAAAGGGCGGCCTTTGGAACAGTTGAGACATGGTTCCCCAGCAGGCAATCAGAGCTCCAATAGTGGTCTATGCAATGGTCTGGCTAACAACAGTAGTAGTGGAACATACAGTAGAATTGACAGAAATTCCTCTTCAGCAAAGGCAAGTGGGACTGGGACAGTTCCACAGAACCTCAATGGTTGTACTCTATTCATTCATGACAGATTCAATGGCATTAGTGCTCGTCACTCCAGCCAAAGGGATGCAGCTTTGACAAAATTCCGGCTCAAGCGGAAAGATAGATGCTATGACAAAAAG GTTCGATACCAAAGCCGGAAAAGTTTAGCAGAGCAACGACCCCGGGTCAAAGGACAGTTTGTTCGTCAAGTGAAAAATGAAACCAAAGATGCTAACGCCGATGGTTGTCCTTAA
- the LOC102622921 gene encoding two-component response regulator-like PRR95 isoform X2, producing the protein MKMGEVVVSSEGGMDIELETEKDGSSEVVRTRWESFLPRMVLRVLLVEADDSTRQIISALLRKCGYRVAAVPDGLAAWETLKCRPHSIDLVLTEVELPSISGFALLTLVMEHDVCKNIPVIMMSSHDSISMVLKCMLKGAADFLIKPVRRNELRNLWQHVWRRHSLLGGHVPQNLHDVYHKGGAISENNIASSHSSDYAASSQKNKGSEKVSDAQSSCTSSPYLEAESAYVQNMQGLSQLKCRSASNTCSTDMEKQNECAKLETESLMPESKTGGASDELIVSEKLNRSGSEVAQCDDALRLEEDYGCVKTMPQGEGEGPKNDRINADITYGIHGCNDELIEPSSGAIDLIGTFDNHQEVPDKLSTPNDGIPDKLSTLNDRTKKCEFSPHLELSLRKSFPSTSNDQGNDERHTLNHSAASAFLWYNNSKACPTPTSNSAELKDGSSKSDEILSNQLSENATGGFQPCCATSSNSRENMTSLVMGQSEQAAVAFAGPHLGFIPVPGVRFDNIFAGYSHIFPSIFYTKSGLQPAWSPNSSHQKEHHRFPISASVHSNPDVHDSEQVYGRTGEINHNSVDQTVCEQSKGRPLEQLRHGSPAGNQSSNSGLCNGLANNSSSGTYSRIDRNSSSAKASGTGTVPQNLNGCTLFIHDRFNGISARHSSQRDAALTKFRLKRKDRCYDKKVRYQSRKSLAEQRPRVKGQFVRQVKNETKDANADGCP; encoded by the exons ATGAAAATGGGCGAAGTGGTGGTGAGTAGTGAAGGAGGAATGGACATTGAGTTGGAAACTGAGAAAGATGGATCCTCAGAGGTGGTTAGGACCAGGTGGGAAAGCTTCCTTCCAAGAATGGTTCTTAGAGTTCTATTGGTCGAAGCTGATGATTCTACACGTCAGATTATCTCTGCTCTTCTTAGAAAATGCGGTTACAGag TTGCTGCAGTTCCTGATGGCTTAGCGGCATGGGAGACTTTGAAGTGCAGGCCTCATAGCATAGACCTTGTATTAACTGAGGTGGAGTTGCCATCAATATCTGGATTTGCGCTTCTTACTTTAGTCATGGAGCACGATGTTTGCAAAAACATTCCCGTCATAA TGATGTCATCGCATGATTCAATTAGCATGGTTTTAAAGTGCATGCTAAAAGGTGCAGCTGACTTTCTCATCAAGCCTGTTAGGAGGAATGAGCTGAGGAACTTGTGGCAACACGTTTGGAGAAGACATAGT CTGCTCGGCGGACATGTTCCTCAAAATTTACACGACGTGTATCATAAAGGTGGAGCAATTTCTGAAAACAATATTGCTAGCAGCCATTCCAGTGATTATGCAGCTTCATCACAGAAAAATAAGGGAAGTGAGAAAGTGAGTGATGCTCAA AGCTCATGTACCTCATCGCCTTACTTGGAAGCTGAGAGTGCATATGTGCAAAATATGCAGGGTCTTTCACAACTGAAGTGTAGGAGTGCTTCTAATACCTGTAGTACAGACATGGAAAAGCAAAATGAGTGTGCAAAACTGGAGACAGAATCATTGATGCCGGAGAGTAAAACTGGAG GGGCATCTGACGAGCTAATAGTTTCAGAAAAGTTAAATAGATCAGGATCAGAGGTTGCACAATGTGATGATGCTTTGAGACTGGAAGAAGATTATGGCTGTGTTAAAACAATGCCTCAGGGTGAAGGTGAGGGACCCAAAAATGACAGAATAAATGCTGATATTACCTATGGGATCCATGGCTGCAACGATGAGCTGATTGAACCTTCCAGTGGAGCTATTGACTTGATTGGCACATTTGATAATCATCAAGAGGTCCCTGATAAATTATCCACTCCAAATGATGGCATCCCGGATAAACTATCTACTCTAAACGATCGCACGAAGAAGTGTGAATTTTCTCCCCATTTAGAACTTTCTTTAAGAAAATCTTTTCCCAGTACCTCAAATGACCAAGGTAATGATGAGAGACATACCCTCAACCACTCTGCAGCCTCAGCCTTTTTGTG GTATAACAATAGTAAGGCATGTCCTACTCCTACCAGTAATTCTGCTGAATTGAAGGATGGTTCAAGTAAATCTGATGAAATTTTGTCCAATCAGCTCTCTGAAAATGCCACTGGTGGCTTCCAACCATGTTGTGCCACTTCAAGTAACAGTCGGGAAAATATGACATCTCTGGTCATGGGTCAATCAGAACAAGCTGCAGTAGCATTTGCAGGGCCTCATCTTGGGTTCATTCCGGTCCCAGGGGTACggtttgataatatttttgcaGGGTATAGTCACATTTTTCCATCCATATTCTACACAAAGTCAGGTTTACAACCTGCATGGAGTCCAAACTCCTCCCACCAGAAAGAACACCATCGTTTTCCTATAAGTGCCTCTGTTCATTCCAACCCTGATGTTCATGACTCGGAACAAGTTTACGGACGGACGGGTGAAATTAACCATAATTCTGTTGACCAAACTGTGTGTGAGCAGAGCAAAGGGCGGCCTTTGGAACAGTTGAGACATGGTTCCCCAGCAGGCAATCAGAGCTCCAATAGTGGTCTATGCAATGGTCTGGCTAACAACAGTAGTAGTGGAACATACAGTAGAATTGACAGAAATTCCTCTTCAGCAAAGGCAAGTGGGACTGGGACAGTTCCACAGAACCTCAATGGTTGTACTCTATTCATTCATGACAGATTCAATGGCATTAGTGCTCGTCACTCCAGCCAAAGGGATGCAGCTTTGACAAAATTCCGGCTCAAGCGGAAAGATAGATGCTATGACAAAAAG GTTCGATACCAAAGCCGGAAAAGTTTAGCAGAGCAACGACCCCGGGTCAAAGGACAGTTTGTTCGTCAAGTGAAAAATGAAACCAAAGATGCTAACGCCGATGGTTGTCCTTAA
- the LOC102622921 gene encoding two-component response regulator-like PRR95 isoform X1, producing MKMGEVVVSSEGGMDIELETEKDGSSEVVRTRWESFLPRMVLRVLLVEADDSTRQIISALLRKCGYRVAAVPDGLAAWETLKCRPHSIDLVLTEVELPSISGFALLTLVMEHDVCKNIPVIMMSSHDSISMVLKCMLKGAADFLIKPVRRNELRNLWQHVWRRHSLLGGHVPQNLHDVYHKGGAISENNIASSHSSDYAASSQKNKGSEKVSDAQSSCTSSPYLEAESAYVQNMQGLSQLKCRSASNTCSTDMEKQNECAKLETESLMPESKTGGSTIGASDELIVSEKLNRSGSEVAQCDDALRLEEDYGCVKTMPQGEGEGPKNDRINADITYGIHGCNDELIEPSSGAIDLIGTFDNHQEVPDKLSTPNDGIPDKLSTLNDRTKKCEFSPHLELSLRKSFPSTSNDQGNDERHTLNHSAASAFLWYNNSKACPTPTSNSAELKDGSSKSDEILSNQLSENATGGFQPCCATSSNSRENMTSLVMGQSEQAAVAFAGPHLGFIPVPGVRFDNIFAGYSHIFPSIFYTKSGLQPAWSPNSSHQKEHHRFPISASVHSNPDVHDSEQVYGRTGEINHNSVDQTVCEQSKGRPLEQLRHGSPAGNQSSNSGLCNGLANNSSSGTYSRIDRNSSSAKASGTGTVPQNLNGCTLFIHDRFNGISARHSSQRDAALTKFRLKRKDRCYDKKVRYQSRKSLAEQRPRVKGQFVRQVKNETKDANADGCP from the exons ATGAAAATGGGCGAAGTGGTGGTGAGTAGTGAAGGAGGAATGGACATTGAGTTGGAAACTGAGAAAGATGGATCCTCAGAGGTGGTTAGGACCAGGTGGGAAAGCTTCCTTCCAAGAATGGTTCTTAGAGTTCTATTGGTCGAAGCTGATGATTCTACACGTCAGATTATCTCTGCTCTTCTTAGAAAATGCGGTTACAGag TTGCTGCAGTTCCTGATGGCTTAGCGGCATGGGAGACTTTGAAGTGCAGGCCTCATAGCATAGACCTTGTATTAACTGAGGTGGAGTTGCCATCAATATCTGGATTTGCGCTTCTTACTTTAGTCATGGAGCACGATGTTTGCAAAAACATTCCCGTCATAA TGATGTCATCGCATGATTCAATTAGCATGGTTTTAAAGTGCATGCTAAAAGGTGCAGCTGACTTTCTCATCAAGCCTGTTAGGAGGAATGAGCTGAGGAACTTGTGGCAACACGTTTGGAGAAGACATAGT CTGCTCGGCGGACATGTTCCTCAAAATTTACACGACGTGTATCATAAAGGTGGAGCAATTTCTGAAAACAATATTGCTAGCAGCCATTCCAGTGATTATGCAGCTTCATCACAGAAAAATAAGGGAAGTGAGAAAGTGAGTGATGCTCAA AGCTCATGTACCTCATCGCCTTACTTGGAAGCTGAGAGTGCATATGTGCAAAATATGCAGGGTCTTTCACAACTGAAGTGTAGGAGTGCTTCTAATACCTGTAGTACAGACATGGAAAAGCAAAATGAGTGTGCAAAACTGGAGACAGAATCATTGATGCCGGAGAGTAAAACTGGAG GATCAACTATAGGGGCATCTGACGAGCTAATAGTTTCAGAAAAGTTAAATAGATCAGGATCAGAGGTTGCACAATGTGATGATGCTTTGAGACTGGAAGAAGATTATGGCTGTGTTAAAACAATGCCTCAGGGTGAAGGTGAGGGACCCAAAAATGACAGAATAAATGCTGATATTACCTATGGGATCCATGGCTGCAACGATGAGCTGATTGAACCTTCCAGTGGAGCTATTGACTTGATTGGCACATTTGATAATCATCAAGAGGTCCCTGATAAATTATCCACTCCAAATGATGGCATCCCGGATAAACTATCTACTCTAAACGATCGCACGAAGAAGTGTGAATTTTCTCCCCATTTAGAACTTTCTTTAAGAAAATCTTTTCCCAGTACCTCAAATGACCAAGGTAATGATGAGAGACATACCCTCAACCACTCTGCAGCCTCAGCCTTTTTGTG GTATAACAATAGTAAGGCATGTCCTACTCCTACCAGTAATTCTGCTGAATTGAAGGATGGTTCAAGTAAATCTGATGAAATTTTGTCCAATCAGCTCTCTGAAAATGCCACTGGTGGCTTCCAACCATGTTGTGCCACTTCAAGTAACAGTCGGGAAAATATGACATCTCTGGTCATGGGTCAATCAGAACAAGCTGCAGTAGCATTTGCAGGGCCTCATCTTGGGTTCATTCCGGTCCCAGGGGTACggtttgataatatttttgcaGGGTATAGTCACATTTTTCCATCCATATTCTACACAAAGTCAGGTTTACAACCTGCATGGAGTCCAAACTCCTCCCACCAGAAAGAACACCATCGTTTTCCTATAAGTGCCTCTGTTCATTCCAACCCTGATGTTCATGACTCGGAACAAGTTTACGGACGGACGGGTGAAATTAACCATAATTCTGTTGACCAAACTGTGTGTGAGCAGAGCAAAGGGCGGCCTTTGGAACAGTTGAGACATGGTTCCCCAGCAGGCAATCAGAGCTCCAATAGTGGTCTATGCAATGGTCTGGCTAACAACAGTAGTAGTGGAACATACAGTAGAATTGACAGAAATTCCTCTTCAGCAAAGGCAAGTGGGACTGGGACAGTTCCACAGAACCTCAATGGTTGTACTCTATTCATTCATGACAGATTCAATGGCATTAGTGCTCGTCACTCCAGCCAAAGGGATGCAGCTTTGACAAAATTCCGGCTCAAGCGGAAAGATAGATGCTATGACAAAAAG GTTCGATACCAAAGCCGGAAAAGTTTAGCAGAGCAACGACCCCGGGTCAAAGGACAGTTTGTTCGTCAAGTGAAAAATGAAACCAAAGATGCTAACGCCGATGGTTGTCCTTAA
- the LOC102622921 gene encoding two-component response regulator-like PRR95 isoform X8 — protein sequence MEHDVCKNIPVIMMSSHDSISMVLKCMLKGAADFLIKPVRRNELRNLWQHVWRRHSLLGGHVPQNLHDVYHKGGAISENNIASSHSSDYAASSQKNKGSEKVSDAQSSCTSSPYLEAESAYVQNMQGLSQLKCRSASNTCSTDMEKQNECAKLETESLMPESKTGGSTIGASDELIVSEKLNRSGSEVAQCDDALRLEEDYGCVKTMPQGEGEGPKNDRINADITYGIHGCNDELIEPSSGAIDLIGTFDNHQEVPDKLSTPNDGIPDKLSTLNDRTKKCEFSPHLELSLRKSFPSTSNDQGNDERHTLNHSAASAFLWYNNSKACPTPTSNSAELKDGSSKSDEILSNQLSENATGGFQPCCATSSNSRENMTSLVMGQSEQAAVAFAGPHLGFIPVPGVRFDNIFAGYSHIFPSIFYTKSGLQPAWSPNSSHQKEHHRFPISASVHSNPDVHDSEQVYGRTGEINHNSVDQTVCEQSKGRPLEQLRHGSPAGNQSSNSGLCNGLANNSSSGTYSRIDRNSSSAKASGTGTVPQNLNGCTLFIHDRFNGISARHSSQRDAALTKFRLKRKDRCYDKKVRYQSRKSLAEQRPRVKGQFVRQVKNETKDANADGCP from the exons ATGGAGCACGATGTTTGCAAAAACATTCCCGTCATAA TGATGTCATCGCATGATTCAATTAGCATGGTTTTAAAGTGCATGCTAAAAGGTGCAGCTGACTTTCTCATCAAGCCTGTTAGGAGGAATGAGCTGAGGAACTTGTGGCAACACGTTTGGAGAAGACATAGT CTGCTCGGCGGACATGTTCCTCAAAATTTACACGACGTGTATCATAAAGGTGGAGCAATTTCTGAAAACAATATTGCTAGCAGCCATTCCAGTGATTATGCAGCTTCATCACAGAAAAATAAGGGAAGTGAGAAAGTGAGTGATGCTCAA AGCTCATGTACCTCATCGCCTTACTTGGAAGCTGAGAGTGCATATGTGCAAAATATGCAGGGTCTTTCACAACTGAAGTGTAGGAGTGCTTCTAATACCTGTAGTACAGACATGGAAAAGCAAAATGAGTGTGCAAAACTGGAGACAGAATCATTGATGCCGGAGAGTAAAACTGGAG GATCAACTATAGGGGCATCTGACGAGCTAATAGTTTCAGAAAAGTTAAATAGATCAGGATCAGAGGTTGCACAATGTGATGATGCTTTGAGACTGGAAGAAGATTATGGCTGTGTTAAAACAATGCCTCAGGGTGAAGGTGAGGGACCCAAAAATGACAGAATAAATGCTGATATTACCTATGGGATCCATGGCTGCAACGATGAGCTGATTGAACCTTCCAGTGGAGCTATTGACTTGATTGGCACATTTGATAATCATCAAGAGGTCCCTGATAAATTATCCACTCCAAATGATGGCATCCCGGATAAACTATCTACTCTAAACGATCGCACGAAGAAGTGTGAATTTTCTCCCCATTTAGAACTTTCTTTAAGAAAATCTTTTCCCAGTACCTCAAATGACCAAGGTAATGATGAGAGACATACCCTCAACCACTCTGCAGCCTCAGCCTTTTTGTG GTATAACAATAGTAAGGCATGTCCTACTCCTACCAGTAATTCTGCTGAATTGAAGGATGGTTCAAGTAAATCTGATGAAATTTTGTCCAATCAGCTCTCTGAAAATGCCACTGGTGGCTTCCAACCATGTTGTGCCACTTCAAGTAACAGTCGGGAAAATATGACATCTCTGGTCATGGGTCAATCAGAACAAGCTGCAGTAGCATTTGCAGGGCCTCATCTTGGGTTCATTCCGGTCCCAGGGGTACggtttgataatatttttgcaGGGTATAGTCACATTTTTCCATCCATATTCTACACAAAGTCAGGTTTACAACCTGCATGGAGTCCAAACTCCTCCCACCAGAAAGAACACCATCGTTTTCCTATAAGTGCCTCTGTTCATTCCAACCCTGATGTTCATGACTCGGAACAAGTTTACGGACGGACGGGTGAAATTAACCATAATTCTGTTGACCAAACTGTGTGTGAGCAGAGCAAAGGGCGGCCTTTGGAACAGTTGAGACATGGTTCCCCAGCAGGCAATCAGAGCTCCAATAGTGGTCTATGCAATGGTCTGGCTAACAACAGTAGTAGTGGAACATACAGTAGAATTGACAGAAATTCCTCTTCAGCAAAGGCAAGTGGGACTGGGACAGTTCCACAGAACCTCAATGGTTGTACTCTATTCATTCATGACAGATTCAATGGCATTAGTGCTCGTCACTCCAGCCAAAGGGATGCAGCTTTGACAAAATTCCGGCTCAAGCGGAAAGATAGATGCTATGACAAAAAG GTTCGATACCAAAGCCGGAAAAGTTTAGCAGAGCAACGACCCCGGGTCAAAGGACAGTTTGTTCGTCAAGTGAAAAATGAAACCAAAGATGCTAACGCCGATGGTTGTCCTTAA